GAATTTAATAATCTGAGGAAAGAACCAGAAGCTTATAACCTTTCTTCCTCTGAAACTTTGCACGCTCGGAGCTCCACTAGGGCGGTAAAACCTAGACAAACTTTGACTTCCAAAAGAACGAGACTCTTGAGAAGAGGAAAGGCTGGCTACTCGTTGAGCAGAGTGAGAAGATCTGGCTACATCTTCTCCAGTGGTTGAAccttttttagtatttttttgtaCCCCCGCCATTCTAAAATCTGAAATTTGAAAAAAGAAGattatgtttataacaatccagACATTTCAAGTCTACCTTTTCCACCATCACAAAACTGACTTTCCAGTgaattaaatataaatttaataGTCTCATCAAGTTGTCTTCCTGTTCTTAAAATTCCACACatttatatacatttttatGATAGCTTACAAATGTCAAGGTGAAGATtgagacattttttaaaaacaatttctcATACAGGTGTGTTTTGTGGCGTGAATGCCTTTCTATAtaataaatatgttttaaaatataaataatttcagTGCATATCTGATTACTGAGAAGTAGAAAAGGTTTCGAATACAAATTACTTCTTTAAATTTTAGTTGCTAAGATATATACACAAATTCAGCAACTGAGCTTATAAAAAGACTTACATACATAGAAATTGCTATTCTACTCATTGTACTATTACAATAAGGATCAAGATAACTATTAGGAATTCCTTAGTAGTTCATTTGAGGCCTATGGGCGGCCTACCACTGCTGTAACAGTGTTCTATACTCTCTTAGACACTATTACATGATTTGGGAAATAAAAAGTCAAAGGTGAAGCTGACATGAAAAGCAACACCTAAAAAACAACACCTGGTAGTACATTACTGCTCCTTATTTCTGTCCGTGTAATAGGTGACAAATCAGCTGCTGTTCTGTGGCCTTAGGCATGCAATCACCTGCTACAGAAAGTGTTCATCTCTTTCTTGAAGTAAAGATACCACCAAACAACTTTTTGGaaagccaccaaaaaaaaaaaaaaaaaaagtgaaatctaaattgcatttatttctttttcttcatgtttctaTGACTGGCCTGGTCATCTATAAGGTTAGCAGTGGTACTTTCCTCCTTGAGTAATCCATTCAGGTGGATTAGGGTTGGATATTAATTTCCTTGCCTTTTAACTTGTTGATTTTTAGCTGATATTTGCCCCTAAAGCACAACATGAGAGAGGTAAGGTTCTCACAGCTTTCTTTAAACAACCCACAAAGACTGTATTGTATCCTGGCAGCATCCCTTGCTCTCCAAAATCTGTACTCAAGATACCTGGCAGCTCAGGTGAGATTCTCACACTTTTCAAAAACCTGTATGAACTCCAGCTGCCCACCCCTCCCGGCTGGAACAACAAATATGCTTCTATGTCAAAAACTCATTTCCTTCCCTTCAGGATGCCCCAAATTTTCTCTACGGGACCTGTTCATTCACGGAAAGTAGGTCTGGCTTCCAGCATGCATCATCTTAGGAGGGTTGAGGGAGGATGAGGtgagagagggaagaaggagagGATTCCCAAGCGCTCAGCATTGGGAGTACAGCCTTTTGGCTCTCTTCAGAAAAGCAGAGGTGCCTTAGCCTGCACTTTAGCTTTGGCAGCGAGATACACGCGAAGAGCCTCACCGGCCTGGCCGGAGCGGTGTCTCCTCAcagggcggggagcggggcgcGGCCCCTCGGCTCTCCCCGGAGAGGGCGGTCCAGCGCCCGCCGTGGGCAGAATCCTCCCGGTGCGCCCGAGGGGCCCGGGGCAGGGGCCGGCACCGGGAGCCCGTAACCGCTGCGGGGCGGGCTCGGGGCGGGCTCGGGGCGGCGGCTCCAACGCCCGCCCGGGAGCCGCGGGCGCGGGGCTCGGACGGCGCTGCCGGCGTCCGCCTGCTCTGCCCGCTCTGCCCGCGCGTCGGGCGGCCAAAATCCCATCCCCAGAATCCCAACCGTCGTTCCACCGGACAGATCGCGTGTACCTGGGAACCGCTTGCCCGCGCGGTCGGTGTGGTTAAATGAGCCTGTGGAAGTTACTTGAGTCACTCAGACTGAGCGCTGCGCTGAGAATGTGCTTTCCCCGCGATTATAaaatgtgtggggtttttttgtttgttatgtgttttttggtttttttttgttttggtttggttttttttgctccACAGAGTATTCAATCCTGGTTTTCATTCtccatttttgaaagaaatatcgtcaagaaaattaatccacaaacagcagaggtttatgtccaaaaaggagacagaggagtcctgtaacttttctcgaataaagggagaggtcatgggcatttcccatggggtctctcaaattgttaggaggacgcagcctccttcttatcctaatttcccggccgcgtttccctctctctttccccattggctgaggtacttgacaggtacagacttcccaaattgCTTAATACAAACCCATTTCTAATGTGTACTCCTTCCCTATTCTTTTCCTtgcatctctgttctttttctctaaatccagggattagcagagtcttcagtgagtaacagtctgtgtcaatttaGTGGAATTCcaatggaatttatggttcctcccattgcttctttcacctgTCAGTATCTGgcttatctaccatcaggcccacagtttgtttgtaaagacacctccttctcattcctttcaatATTATCCTTCACTCTTAGGCCTGAAATGATATTTTTGTACTAAAGGCCAGTGCATAACTCTGACAGGTGAAGAAACAACTGAGAGGGGGCCTCATCAATGTGTATAAATATCTGAAGGGGAGGTAGGGGGTGTGCCAAGATGATGTTTCCAGGCTCTTTTCTGTGGTGCCAAGCAACAGGACAATGGATAAAAGGCAGAAATTGATGCacagaagttccacctgaatatgaggaagttCTTACTGTGAGGCCAACCAAGCCCTgaaacagattgcccagagaggttgtggagtgtccttcactggagatattcaagaaccatctgcACACAatccatgtgctctgggataacACTGCTTGAACAGGGAGATTGGAACACATCTAatgtggtcccttccaatttgcccaattctgtgattctgtgacaaatgctacttgaaatattttcctagTGCCTGGAGGCAAAAGCAGAAATCAACCTCTGTCAACACTAAACCAAGGCTGCCATGAGTATGCtagcaaggcaaggccaggatTCCCAAACAGCCTGATACTGCCAGGACTTACAGCACCATTCCAGTGGAGCTGGGTTATCAGCTGTGTCTGCTCTGGCACTGGTGTGATACCCTTGGCCTGCCAGTGGCAACTGGAGGGATGCATCGTCAGGTCACTGTAGGGGATCCTCACTTTCATTCCACACTTCAGCTAAGTAATGCCACAGTCAGGGAACCTCCTTCCCTTTGGTCCTTATGTTGTCCTGAACGCAGGCTCCTTACCTGTGCAGCATCAATTCACACACTGAGGAGaggtatttctattttttattctAGTTTGCTCAAAGTAGGGAGGTAGGTGGTAACCCACAAAATGCTGGCTCCCCAATCATCAAAATTTTACGGTATACATTTTGACAAACAAAGGCATCAGCATTCATTGGTTACAAATTACATAACTTTGCTATTAATTAGTACTCAACCCTGTATTTGCTAGTTATATCTCTCGCTTCTTATGCTAATTAGTCCACAGGTGCAGTTCTTCCTTCCGTTTGAGTCTGGGGTCTGTTTTGAGTAGGTGGTCAATGAGTCAGTGGTCGTGATTGCCCATTGCTGGGATTACCTTTTTCCCAGTTACTGCTCAGTTTTGCTGACTTTGCTCCTTGTGGCTCTCGTCCAGACAGCCCATTCATTTCGGGATTGTCTTCTCTTTAAAACAGAAGATTAACCAAGCATACAACGTCCATAATGTAATTGCTTGATTATAACTGCCCAGATATAGCTACTGActaacagcaaaacaaacactGAAAAGTTTGATTCAGAGCTTGAGGGGCTCGCTATCACTTACGGAACGAACTGGCAGATCTCTATCGAACCTTCGCCACCTTCGCCGCGCTCCTCGAGCATCCTTGCGACGGAGCGTCCCAGCCGctggcggggcggggagggcgggGCGCAGCGCTGCCttcccgcctcctcctcctccccttcctccgcctcctcctcctctccgcCCTCCTGTCCCGACATGGCGGCCCCCGCGGAGCTCAGCGGGCTGACGGACGAGGCAGCGTACGGCGCCTGCTCGGAGCCGGATGCCAGCACCAAGGTGGGCTGGGTGGGGGTGACGGGCGCGCCCCGGGGCTGTGGCGCCTGCTCCGCGGCAGCGCCGGTGCCCGCCCTTCCCCGGTCCCCTCTCCGCGCCTCGCCGGGCGGACGTGCGGTGCATGGGGGCCGGAATGGGGCCGGGCCGGCTCCTGGCGGGGCAGCGAAGGGTGACCGGGCACGGAGCTGCTCTGACGGCCTGTCCTTCGGGCAGCCCGGCGCGGTTTGGGGTGGCGGTGGGGGGACGGGGCGGTCGGGCCGGGCCGGTCCCGGTGAGCCCCTGAACCCTCCGTGGCGCCCTCGGCCGGGCCCGCGCCTGTCCTGGCTCTGAGCGAGCGCTCCAGGGCGCTTCGGACAGTCCCTGCCAGGGCGGCACCAAAAAATCCGTCAAAACACCCCAAAcgtttttactttttattaggAGAACCTTGTGATCGCATTTTTTGGGATGTTGTTCCGTTACCTGTGTCAGCTTTTCTACCACTCACTTTTTATCCACTTGGTCGTTCACAAGCCTGTGGTATATAGTTACCCTTGGGCTTCGAGAAAATGTCCTTACAGAATTGcaggctgcttttgctgccaagaTGTAATCAAGCTTGACAGAAGTTCAATATCTGTGccttgaaataataaaaataatcagcTCAAGAGTGTAGGAGGGTCAATATTGAATATTCGTGTGTCTGTTGTCCTTGTGTGTGAAGTTGTTCATGTATGCTACAGCCATATAAAAGAATAATAAACATAAGGATATCCTTCTTTGATGCCTCTGATGATGTATATTGAGTGATACCACTCATGGGTCTGTTCGTTTTAAACATGACGTTACAAAGACATTTATTTAACACAAATCTTTATGTGTAGAATTAGGACAAAAGGTTTTATTTATACTTAATGTAGTTCTCTTTTTTACTTCTGAACTGCTGGGCTTAGGTTCATTACAAACTGGCATCTCTGTTAATACCCATAATTCAATTCTGGCTGATGTATAAAGAATATACCTTTTTCGTCCACAGGATTTCATGTTTCAGCAGACAATGTTAAGAGTAAAGGATCCTAAGAAGTCATTGGATTTTTATACAAGGGTACTGGGAATGACGTGAGTAGAATTTGCATGCCATGAtaagtttgggtttttctcctgttcttctgaaaataattttttttttggatgtaATTATACTAATTGGTCTAAGTACATAAACAATGCTGGCCCATCAGCTGATGCTCAGTTGGACAGTCTGGCAGTAAGCTGCAAATGAACTAATATTGGCCCTGActagaaatttctttttttcttaaataggTCATTAATTATCAGTGTATAACTTGCTTACTTCCTCCTCACTGAGCCTGCAGCTGACTGGTAACTTTTATGACTGTGCTTATAATGAGGAGTCATTGTTAAAAATCTTAAGTAAAGTTTTTTGCTAATTCTCAGAGGTGGCTTATGACTACCTCCAGTCACATGAGAACAAGGCAATAAACGGTGATGACAAGGTCCAAGCTCAGTCTTTTGGAGAAGGCTTTTGGGAGGCAGATGCCCTGCAGTAGCCTAACATGTTTATGCTGAGGCTTTTTGTGCATTCTTGGCATTTGAGTTATTTCAAAACAAAGTGCTGTGTTTTTAAACGTCTTGAAATGAGTCCAGactaaagtaaaataaattacttcCACTGTAGTGAAAAtgtgtgaaaataaaaattaaataccttgtaaaaatgaaattagaTTAATTTTGCATGCCTACTTGTTCCAGTTAAATGTCCTACCTAAAAATGTATGcctcatgtatttttaatttattaaattgtCACATCTGAATGGGATTTTATCATTATAAATAGCTACTGAAACTGTAAATGTATATCATCTAAAGGTATGTTTGCTGTGTTCTTAAACTTTGGTGCCAATGAGCTCCCCAGAATGAGTAAGATTCAAAGTAGATCTTTTTATTCATTAGTGAAATTTTAAAGTGGTTAAAGGTTTTCCTGTGAAAATACAGCCAAGTAGCAGAGTGACAACCTCGAGATGCAAGCCGTTGTACTGACTTTTCTATTCATTTACTGGTAGTTTGGGTTTTAAACATCTGATTCTTACAAATTTTGTAGGTTTGTAATGGGTTGTGGAGTGTTTTGATTTGATAGCTTAAAATGTAGCTATTTTAAGGTGTGGattacagaaaagcaaaaattcaCGGAAATAATTTTTCCATAGGGGAAGCATCTTGGTTTATTTGCAAGCAACCTGACTACCCTTATAAATTACTATTTCAAAATAACTTTTGCCATTTAGACTGCTTCAAAAATTTGACTTTCCTACTATGAAATTCTCACTCTATTTCCTGGGGTATGAAGATAAAAATGATATCCCGAAAGATAAAGCTGAGAGAACACCTTGGACCTTCTCTAGAAAAGCTACACTTGAACTGACACAGTAAGTATTTATATAATGAGAGATGACACTTAGTTAACAGTGATTAAACCGTATTGGATAATTGTAAATCTCATTAGATGGAATAAAATTTTAATCATTACTTTAGATACCTCTTTACTGTCATGTAGCCTTACAGTGTGTCTGAGATTGGTTACTTAGAAAGCTTAATCTTCCtcttttcagagctctttcaaACTGCTAGGTAAACATAAATATGAAATAGTACTTGCCATATTTTATATGCATGCCATCTGGGTCAGTAATTTAGGGAAACCCGATGTGGTTAGACCTTCCTTTGGATGCCCAAAGCATCCTAATAATGGATAACTATTGCTTTTGGAATCTAATCTAAAGGGGTATTAAGACAAAACAGATGCTTCCTGTAAACAGGACAATTTGGTTAATGCTGCTAAATCATTATAATTGTGCAGAAACAATCTCCCAAATGCTGTCTTACTTAACTCCAGGACCTGCTACTCTCATTTGTTGTTCCCCAGTGGTGGGTAGGTACACTGACTTGTGCAGCAAAACCTTCTCTCTAATCTCAATGAGACAGGAGTATTTCTGACTCATACAGATGTAGACCCTAAATACTAGTGTAGGAATGTGAACATGACTGGAGTAGCCCCAAGACTGTCCCTGGAGCCCAATCACTAGGGAAGGTTTTTGTAGTTTAATGAATGCAGCCGACATCTGAATTCTCTGTTTTCTTAGGGGAAACAACTTGCCCTCCCCAAGGAAACTGAACATTTAGGATTTGTTaattttgatgtttttattCAATATGTAATAATTACTTCTTACAGCAACTGGGGCACTGAAAATGATGACAGTCAGTCTTATCACAATGGCAATTCAGATCCCCGAGGATTTGGTAGGTCTCTAGTCTTGTGTTTATAGTTTTAagctttgaaataaaatgtactAACTCTTGGAAAGAAGGGAACTTGCTTCTCATCCTTTATCTCTCTTCTTTCAACATGTATACTGTGAAAGatgatgaaaataaatgaaccaATGTGTTTCAGAGTAAGGAGCCATAGTTACACTCTTTATCAAGAATCTAATCCTTTGGCAAGCAAACACATTCTAATTGTAACTGCTGAATGAAGAACACCAGTTGTGCTTGTGTGTTAGATTATCATGGTGTTTAAAC
This Aphelocoma coerulescens isolate FSJ_1873_10779 chromosome 3, UR_Acoe_1.0, whole genome shotgun sequence DNA region includes the following protein-coding sequences:
- the GLO1 gene encoding lactoylglutathione lyase; protein product: MAAPAELSGLTDEAAYGACSEPDASTKDFMFQQTMLRVKDPKKSLDFYTRVLGMTLLQKFDFPTMKFSLYFLGYEDKNDIPKDKAERTPWTFSRKATLELTHNWGTENDDSQSYHNGNSDPRGFGHIGIAVPDVYKACKRFEELGVKFVKKPDDGKMKGLAFVQDPDGYWIEILNPNHMVTLT